Part of the Homalodisca vitripennis isolate AUS2020 unplaced genomic scaffold, UT_GWSS_2.1 ScUCBcl_6195;HRSCAF=13289, whole genome shotgun sequence genome is shown below.
CTTGATCTGTTATTACAACACCACCCGTAACgataatatagtaaagtaaaataatcaaaatactggAGACGCGACATTGCGGCTTGGGGGAGGGGATGGTGCCTGTTCGGACATGAAAACCTGACCTGATTATTCactttgtttattctattatgaTCCCATTCCCACACCCgcagtacaattgttttaatttgttcaagaGCAACATACAGTGTAATCTCTGCCTTATTAAACTATatgtggtttaaatttttatttaaaataactatatttcttaatgttttctttaaaataattcttgacaaATAATTGTAGAGTGATTAAGTTATGTGAAATAACAcgtttaatttgtgtttactgtttttattatttataaatatctacattgtaattaatttatattaaaaatgagtggTAACAAGAAGCAAAAAACCAGTTACTTGTGGACATACTATACTGTGGTTGACGCTGACATAAAAACTGCTAAGTGCGATTTATGTGggcaagtattaaattataagtcaACTATAACTAATCTTAGACACCACATTGAAAAGCGCCATCCTActgtaaatttaccaaaaaaagataaaacttcaACTAACTTGCCAAGCCCTACGACAGCTTTAATTTCTACTAAAAACTCTACAATAGGCTCTACATCAATTTTACGTAATGAACCCGAACAACCAAGTTCAGAAGCGCTAACCAATTCAAATCCACTAAGTGCATATTTTTCATCTTCTAGTGACGGTAACCAGTCAAGTATTAGATCATTTTTACCCCAATCTAAAAAGCTGAGTGAGACTCAACGTAAAAAACTCGATAAACTTCTCTTACAGTTGTTTATTACTGACTTTCAGCCATTTTCAATTGTCGAAGACAGAGGTTTTGTTAACTTTGTGTCGGCTTTGAATCCCGCATATAAATTGCCAagtagaaaaacaatttccaatagTATGATTCCAGCTGAACATGAGAGATGCTTGAATTTTGTTCGGAATGAGTTAAACTCAGTACAAAGTGTATGTCTAACCACTGATACCTGGACTTCTACAAATGTTGAAAGTTATTTGGGTGTAACTGTCCATTACATttcagaaaattatgaaataaagtcgATATTGTTGGAATGTTCTAAAATGTCTGATTCTCACACAAGTGCTAATCTAGCAAAAGAGATCAAAACTATTGttgacaaatttcatttatttgataaGATTTTTAGTCGTAGTATCAGACAATGCCAGTAACATCAAAGGGGCGGTACAAAAGGACTTGAAATTGAAGCACTTTGGTTGTTTTGCCCATACCTTAAACTTGATTCTTCAGGATGCGTTAAAGctggtaaaaatgttaattgacaaaataaaattgatagtgactttttttaaaaggagCACAAATGCAACTGAAAAACTGTTGATATCCCAGAAAAATATGGGCCTTGAgccaaaaaaacttattcaagagGTTTCAACGAGATGGAACTCTACATTTTATATGGTTTCCAGATTTGTAGAGCTGCAGGACGCGGTAAAAACTACTatcgctttaataaataaaaatttacctgttttgtCAGAGGAAGAGTGGGGATTATGCAAAGAGCTAAGCACAATCTTACGTCCTTTTGAGGAGGTCACTTCACAGATTAGTGGGGGAAAACGCTACGTGACAGGTAGCCAAGTGATACCCCTAACAAGAGGCCTGATGTCCGTgtgtaaaaaaaatgcaaaaggagccattcaaaccagttattcaaaatattattaatgaactgCTGCATGGTCTCGAGAAACGCATGGAAAATGTTGAACACAGCAAAACAATAGCACTTGCTACTCTTTTAGATCCCAGATTCAAACTTGCTGTCTTCAAAGACGAAACTGCAAAGCAATTGATCAAAAAAACATGTACAGAACTTTTAGCTGCAATCTGGACAGAGACACATGGCAAACCTTGCACAGCAGATGATGAAGAAATTGGTAACACTCAAAACAAAGATGGCAACGTAGATTCCGCAAAATTTTCCGTCTGGGAGGACGTTGACAACATAATTGCCAAGGAGAAACCTACAGGTAAccgctttaaaattttattcataaatttagaattttcaataaattaaattagggttttttacttgtaactacacgtatttactttttgtttaactttaacgCGTTGTAAGCTTTTTGGAGTTCACTGCTATGAAGGAATTGGTTTCAGGTACGAAGACCTCCGCTGCAATTGTCGAGTTGAACCGGTACTTAGATGACAGCTATCTAGGACGGAAAAAAGATTCCTATGGGCTGGTGGAAAGAGAATCAACATGTATACCCTATTATGAGCAAAttggtgaaattaaaatttaacgtcATGGCTACATCCGTCCCATGTGAACGACTTTTTTCTAAAGCAGGAAATTTTTTGACAGAACGCCGATCAAGACTGAGTTCAAAACGAGCAGAGCAGTTGCTGTTTTTGAATGGAAATCTAAATCTTCTACAGTAAAtagaaatcaaaaaatttaagttatatataagttctgcaagttaaatatatgaaattatgtaattcattttcttgcaattaaTCTTATATGAAGCCATAGTGTACAGTTTGGTTATATTgcccattttattttctaaatatgcttAATTGTGTCTTTGAATCTCCATACATTCGTGTATCTTCATTTAAtctaaagtacaatatttgacagtgtaattgtaatgtacatttgaacaatatgtttatgtatgtatatatttgtaatttataaagtgttcctatatgatttaattagaaatagcagtgttaaccattttgtttatattgtgataaatagttttttatgtatacattttgcaattataaacgtcatttgtgttactatttgttgtagttaatataagttatcagttaaatatgtatgtatacatcacagcagtacatttttatagctaaatatCACTGTCCAACGTTTTTACTTTACACTTACAAAATCTTACTTTAAGTTGTAggctataattatttcaatatattttataatcaaatatgtatttcacattcgtaataattatattttagatgtaatgtatccatttaatgtattcttcatttacatactagtagtgtaactaacacgtattttaacggttttattttactgtcaattttCCGTGTAAATACCAATTTGGGCaattaaaacacgttattttttaagataaatgtattttaaagaacttttagtcttgtatataaattacttttataaaaaaagcctagggtgtgttcatttaatataataatatttacagaaacgttttatttggtttgtattattttgtctatagcttttataaagtaatccctagtgtaaattatatttaatacactaaaatatttcatttttcagtttgaatattttaatgtttatctatAGTGTAAATGTACAATGCGCtgtgaaatgtttacattcaaacaataaaaacccgattctgtattttgtacttaattgaaccaaaagatacttttaattatctcaaaataaattatagtaactagACTAAGCAGCTAAATGACGAATTTTGTACacttaataatagtaacaaagtcCGTTAACTGAATGGTGGTCCATGTTTTAGTAACGGTATTTCAGTAACGTTTCTATAGGTAACAGCCACTGGAAAACGTTATTGAACCAACGTTGCGCAATGGATAGACGAGGCGCAACGGTCAGCCGATAACAGTTGCTAAAATAACACGTTGCCGCAACCTGTTATCGGTTGGCAGAATAACGTCGCAACGCGTTGCAGCTAAACAACGACATTTTTCCATCTCTAGTGCGAAACCTGGCGAAGCGAGCAGCTCTGCTCTGTGGTTGTTTTCCCGCCAAAAACAGCTGATACGTGGCCTAAAGCTCTTACTTTTTTTTCTTCCATAGAAACATCAGCCCAGTAAATGTCTAGTACTTGGATTTGGCGCAATCGTAAACGGCGGGAATCCGATACTGAAGTGGTAGTGAAGTGAGTATAGCATTAGGTTATGTGTGTATTTGTTTAGTTACGTTTTAGCATTACTGTTGACAAGTTTATTCTTTTCTAAAATGGATTGGGATTGGCTCGTTAGGAGTGATGAGATACGAGATATTTTGTATGATATTAGTGAAGGTGGCCAGCTCGCTCAAGATGGAGGTGATGTTTTGCACTCTGATGACGATGTGTTCGATATCAACAGTGAGCTGGACGACACATTATTTAGTGGCGTTACAAGTACAAAATACAGACTCAACGAGTGTTAGTGATGTGAACATGGAAGACCAAACTGACGATGGATATGCTTCGCCACCCCAAATCGGTGATAGGCCTGCTGTACCACCTTGTGCACAGCAAACTTATGACTCAAATCTTTGCCTCATATGTAAGTGGTGTCATCTTGATGATTTTATTCCTAATGCATTTGATTTTGACTCGTCCCAATCTAGCTTGACTTTAGGCCCAGACAAACTAGAGCAAGGTAAAGAAATAGATTTTTTTCACTATCTATTGGACCACGATCTTGTTGCTCATATTGTTGCTGAGACAAACAAGTATTGTAGAGAATATGTAAGAGGAAATCGAAATTTGCCAGAATACTCAAAAGTAAAGCGTTGGGTAGATACTACTCCAGAtgagttgtattattttttttgcaCTCTCAAGTCATTTTGGGCATGGGCAAAGGATCCACTTTTATCTACACCCATATTCTCAAAAGTATTCATCCAAGACTGTTTTTTACTGTTGCTGCGTATGTTACATTTTGACGACAGCCTTGGTCAAGGGGGTGCTGACAAGCTTTATAAAATACGAACCGTAATTGAGACAGTTAGATGGAAGTTTTTGTCTAGCTACGTTCCTGACCAAGACCTAGTAGTCGATGAAAGTTTGATGCTATGGAAGGGAAGGTTATGTTTCCGACAGTATATACCCAATAAACGGAAAAGGTTTGGTGTCAAGCTTTATGTTTTGTGTGACTGTAAATCAGGCATCGTTCTTGATTTTCTGATCTATACTGGAAAGGGCACCCAGTACACAGAAACACAAAGTAGTAAAAACCATGATGCAaccttttttgaataaaaacCACGTTTTATATGCTGATAACTGGTATACCAGCCCTGAACTGTTTTGGATGGCTTGGTAAAAAAATACAGGGGCATGCGGAACAGTGAGGTCTAATCGGAAGGATATGCCATGTTTgcccaataaaatgaaaaaagggGGATGTTCAGGTACAAAGCAAAAAGAAAATGGTAACAGTCAGATGGTGTGACAAGCGCCAGGTGACGATGCTGACTACTATACACAAACATGAAATGGTCGAAATCAGGAAGCCCAACAGAGCACTTGTTGTGAAGCCTAAATCCGTTATTGAGTACAATGGAAAGATGGGAGCAGTAGATAGGTCTGATATGATGATATCATTCAATGACTCGACACAGAAAACAACAAAATGGTACAGGAAAATTGTTCCTACACATAATTGACATTATTATCTTGAATGCATTCAACATGTACAATGTTTACCACCAAAAACATCACATCCATGAATTTAGAATAGGCCTCATATGGCAAATCTTTGAAGTACACTACGAGAGGGGGAGACAGCTGTAGCGCGCCCGATAGCGATGACCTTGGGTGGAGACAAGCACCCGCTGCATCTCACTGGGCGCCACTTCGCCCGGCCAACACCGACACCGGAAGGTCAGACAAGAAAGCTACAACGCAAGTGCTTTGTGTGTGCTAACACCAAAACAAAACCGAAACAGAGAAAAGACACAACATTTGAATGTCCTGAATGTAATGTTGGTCTTTGTGTAATCCCATGCTTTGAAGCATTTCATACTATAGGTAAACCGCAAACAAAAAAACCtaggttgatttgagttcacggagggtggggtaaatatcccCCCGCCGCCCCTccaagtatccccaccactgctcggcgctcactctatttcaatgtaataaaatcagctgactattccggctcagtcggtatcgttcactgctgtgacccgttcagttgaaccggtcagtacagagttactaagccttcccgctagagcgtgttttactggtcatcgtgttgactgaaTGAATGACAAaatgaacgactggatgtaatgaccaagtgaacgaaaggatctgcttGCAAAAGAGTGTTTggatagaggaagaaacaacatattttacagtgaatggatagatatataacaataaatgtattgtttcaggaatctagtaaatgtaatatatattattattagaaccgattaacaaaaaaataactgtatgttactatatgcattactaaatattttaaacgttaatacttaagaacaatggacttggttgattaatatgcctttgatttatcataagattataccactataaatgtttcaataaattactaaacatcaaacagacacattgcattgtttgaaaataatttatttttataaataactgcattgtttgaaaataatttatttttataaataacaacacattttaaacatttaatcgattaagttcccaccacttttcataatacccaggctgagtcgttaaaataatattacgcacactactACAGAGGACTCCTCTTCTCAGATGGACcctgcacatcgcacctatatcgaccatgtgttaccacatgataaccttttaaatgctaataattgGCAATCCATTTTTAACAtcactaatgttaatgtttttactttacaacttcagaatattattacaatttcaatagccagtcgaataaatttaaaacgaggttaaaaaaagctaaaaccatGGATTATTTCAGATTTAGTCTATGCTATAAGACAAagagataaattacgtaaattagtgaaaaagcaaCAATTTAATATGGAGCTTAAAACCCGCTATGTTAATTGcaggaacattttaagcagaaatttaaagcaactaaaaaataatatttttgtgatattaCCGACCAAGCTAATGgggatttaaataaatgttttggggggttttaattaaattgagtggTAGAGGGATTAACAAAGTTACTTCCCTAAATAAATATctgccaaataccaaattattgaatgacaaaattaagcttgaagtagctaacgaatttaatgaattctttactaatgtgggtcagtacttggcgaactctaatggctcaaatataacaatttttttcgaaGACAGATCTTATAGGCTTCACTTGACCTTTAACTTACGCCAGTGCCAGTGTTACAAGAGGTTATACGttacgtatccagtttgagagGAAATTTCGCTCTTGGGCACAATTCAATACCtgcaagtatatttaaaaaaatcacatcataatgtgaatgtgtcaaaacacatccatttttttgacaaataaaatccgcaagtacatttttgccttcagataattacgagaagtactcacagataaggaaattaaagtggtctattttgctttcgttcaatcccaacttccatttggtattatagtccatggtgctgctttcaaaactattcttgagcagccattaatttttttaacagaaaaacaatactaaaaataatgttctttaagagtactacatattctttagaattaattttcttcgaggaagaactaatgactataagaaatttgttaaacaaaaccattcttatttacttatacattaatttttcatactCTTTTAGCGTTGAcaacttatactcataacacacggtactcgcaacaagtcgtcattacagtttctatattaaaaaaacattcagcgtaacaaatttgtattatatttctcaagtttttTTCCGTAACATGTGTTTGACTTACAACTTTGCTTCTGTGTtgcaattacctaatctttactggtttaaaaaaacgcgtgaaggatgggttactatcgttagatggcgaagaagtatatagacttattgtcccttgttatcgctgaacttctaaaccttcctcgctatttattgttattcggtctgtccttcactataattaccataactaatacttcatacgacagtgcagcaaaactagatttatactcggttacgtatcattatcaatgtgacactgttgtcattgccatccagtcggattaaaaataaattctaaaaccatataataatctcaaaaattactaaactaatatttttaacttataaaatcatttgttctattattagttttgagttctaatattcacgaccagagcctacggACAGGTCCTAGGCTCATCCCGGTTATACTActcttcttatttaaaattttaattgaattaaatagaattaatacaagatttgttataattagaaataattaactacgtataagtaccgtattgttacactctgatacatgatttcagacattgtatgtatTTGCAGAGCCTTTGTCATAGTCGGAGCGAATTCAATACCTTGCCGGGTGAGCCAGTCTTGGATGTCGGCCTTTAACGTCGCACTGCTTGGTTTTTTGTCGTCCTTCCTTGTTATGGTAACTTGCATTGTCCATTACAACCACACTGGAATGAGAATTGATTGACCCACTTGGAAAAATTTGTGTAGTCCATACCATCGTGATAGTCTTGAGACACATTGATTTTCCTCCCCTTCTTATTACTGGTAGGCATCCATATTTTTAAGGCATTTGGAACAAACCCGGCTCTTCAACCTCCAGCGTGAATTATTATAAGTCTTGGGCCCTTCCCAACGTCTTTCGTTATCCCAATTTCAAATTGAGACTGCCAACACTTACGGATAACGTGCGACTTGTTAATATAAGTCTCGTCTACATACACTATATTTTTCTTCTCATttctcagtttttgaattttgcGTAAATAGTTTGCTCGCCAGCCTGCTACATGAGTctgttctattaatatttttcgcTTTGACTGAGTTGTAAGCCATTTGAATcccatatttttcaataaatttcttaagTATTCTTTACCACACTTTAGGATATTCTCTTCCTCTAACAGAGCTTTAAGTTTAGCCAGTGTAGGAGGTATTTTTTTCAATGCATAAAAATCATGTACTTTTCTTCTTATGATGCAATTTGTAAAATCGTcaacaagaattttttttatttcttttaatttttttgccatTGGGAGTGCAAAAAGCCAAACTTCCTCTTGCTTTAGATCGTTTTCCCCCAGctgctatttttttaattaaggacTCAGAGACGCCAGTCGCATTGCTTGCAGCCTCGACTACGTTGTATTTTAAACTGTACTGTTCCTTTGTGTCTTTCAAATGTTCGTAGACATTATacacaatttcgcgagcctgtCCGTGAAGTGGACGACCCGAGAAACACCCCGATTTAGATGTAGACGCCATCGATTATGTGTACACGCGAGCTAAGCGACACTTGTATAGGCTTACACACAACAAAACAGTTCAGATAGAGAATAGgtaagtaactgcagtataaacaatatgatgcgagcaagacaagatttaaacagctgacaagaagatgctccgCCCATTCGCCACTCCCCCCCGCCagaggggggcccctcctgcgctgtGCTGCTCAAATAGTTGcatctgcgcaggtttctttattagcggTTCACCTATAAAAAGTTTTTCTGAAATAGTTCATTTTCAagtgtaaagtaattttttttttagtttattttgctctatattcatgtaataatacattgtggttaataaacaaaatttttaaacaaatttatttcttactccCTAACATCATTTTTGGATTAAAATGCTTACTCTCCTGTAGTAGACTGAATAGGACGTTCCGGAACGGCCAcactcctcaacaggttaaagACAATTTATTCTGTAAGCACTATTTAAAACCATAGTTTATAACACCACTTTAACTTagttaaacagattttgtttatttGCCGCAGCTGGTGCAAGCTTGTTAGAACGCGCAAACAGTCGAGGGTGATGTTGCGACTGCGACGGTGATATAAGCAGAAATGAACAAGCTTAAGTTAAATGTAACTCCCATAATTTTAGCTGTATTAGTTAGTAGTGGTTAATGTTCAAACTcaggtatctatactttttaatCTGAGAGTAGGCAAGCGTCTTCCAACCAGACAGTTTGTCGACCAGTGGTACCACAtgtgtctaatattttatatacataaaattaaatgtgttgaCAAAATGTATGATCTTTTAgtatcataaaaaaactatattttttacgctataaacttattttcaaaatgtgaTGTATTTTATTCGTGATTAGTTCTTTCTTGCATTCGTCGCAATTTTGCGAGTTTTTTTTAACAGCATCGCATTTTCTAGGCTCGTTTCGCAAAATGCGATAGAAGCTTAAACCCTGAGTATGACTCTACTGTGTGTTCAGCAGATAATTCGGAGTTTGTGTCGCCCTCACAACCACTTTCTAATAAAATATCCTCAATAAAACCCATAAAATCATTCGAGTTTACAAATATAATCCATATAcattgtttacaaacaacaacaggagtagtatactttggccgttcctgggacaacgcacccgagaccggttctgggacaaaccgtgtgagaccgaatctg
Proteins encoded:
- the LOC124373707 gene encoding uncharacterized protein LOC124373707 yields the protein MQKEPFKPVIQNIINELLHGLEKRMENVEHSKTIALATLLDPRFKLAVFKDETAKQLIKKTCTELLAAIWTETHGKPCTADDEEIGNTQNKDGNVDSAKFSVWEDVDNIIAKEKPTGTKTSAAIVELNRYLDDSYLGRKKDSYGLVERESTCGQLAQDGGDVLHSDDDVFDINSELDDTLFSGVTSTKYRLNEC